From the Mahella australiensis 50-1 BON genome, the window ATAGCTCAGATAGAAGATAGAATGAAGATTTATATTATGATAGGAATAATGTTTGTGGTAGGACTTGTGGTGCTAGGTCGCATATTGGCCAGGATAAAGATAAGCCAGGCTATAAAATTAGGAGAAGAATAATGAAAGGTGGAATGTTGTATGGAATGGAAAGCGGAATGGATATGGGACGATAGCGGTTTACACCCAAGAAACTATTGGGTGTGTTTTAGGCGCTGTTTTGAAGCTCCGGTGGATATAGATGATGCTGTACTGCATATTACAGCGGATTCCAGGCATGTGGTCTATGTAAACGGCCAAAGGCTGGGTTTCGGTCCGGTACGCAGCTGGCCTTTCGAGCAATCCTTTGATTCATACTCCGTAAAGGATTATCTAAAACCGGGCGTCAATGTTATAGCTGTACTGGTCACTCATTACGGTGTGGGCACATTCCAGTACATAGAAGGCCGCGGTGGCCTTTTAGCCCAACTGGATTTTTGTAAAAATGGACAGTTGAGCGGCAGCATTTGTACCGATGATGAGTGGCGAACAGTACCTCATGCCGGCTATAAAAGGGAATCGGTGCGCATAAGCTGCCAGCAAGCATGGGCCGAGATATACGATGCCGGTAAGTTTGATAACGGCTGGGCATCGATGGATTTTGATGACAGCAATTGGAGCTATGCGAAATCAATAGGCCGGGTTGGCATGGAACCTTGGACCAAGTTGGTTGAAAGGGATATACCATATCTGACCGAAGAACCTGTGTATCCACGTCGCATCGCATCAATAAAAGGAGTCATGCCGGTTAAGCAGCATGTATCCATTGACCTGCGGCCCAGTCTTTTTCCAGAGGAATACGATGCCAACCCCAAAGCTCATCTGGGGTATCTGGCTACCGTAATATGGTCTCCCAAAGCTATGGAGGGGCGCATGATATTTCCATTTGGCAAATGGGTCAGCGTTTGCGGTGATTTCCGGATAAACGATGAAATATATCATTTAAATGAAACCGGCGAGGTTAATGTGCGTTTACAGGCCGGCGACAATCTCTTTATAATGAATACCAGCGGCGCATATCATGAGATGTTCGTACATATGGCCTTTGATTTCGAGGAAAATATAACATTCAGAGCTCCTTTGAATGGTGAGGGGGACGAATTTGCGACTATCGGCCCGTTTGATAACAAGACCGTATTGAAGATAGGTTATCCGCAAGATGATACCTTGAGCGAAACCCCGGAGTATCATGCGATATGGGAAATAAAAGACGAAAGTGCGCTGACGCCTTATAGTCGATGGATAAATCCTGTATTGTCTGAGCATATGTGCGTAGATAATGTATATACATTGTCCACTGTAAAGAATACCATAGCTGAATACGATGTACCTTACGAATATCACAACATGGTTATAGCCAATGATAACTGTACTATAATAAAACCGTTTGAAATCGGTGATACGGAATTGATTATAGATTTTGGCCGTGAGTTATCCGGTTTTATAGCTTTCGATATAGATGCTCCTGCTGGGGCAGTTCTGGATTTTTATATGTTCGAGAGTATGCACGATGGCATTATAGAGAATACTACAGGACTTAACAATACCATGCGCTATATAACTGCCGATGGCAGGCAACGATATAGATCCTTTGTGCGCCATGGCTTCAGATATATTATGCTAACAGTAAGGGACCTAAAGAGCCCTATTAAAATCTATGGTATAAAAACCTATTTAAGCACTTATCCTGTTGCAGAGGTTGGCCAATTTAGGAGCTCGGACTACTTGCTCAATCGAATATGGGAAATATCACGTGATACCACGCGTTTATGCATGGAAGATACATTTGTAGATTGCCCTGCTTACGAGCAAACCTTTTGGG encodes:
- a CDS encoding family 78 glycoside hydrolase catalytic domain, giving the protein MEWKAEWIWDDSGLHPRNYWVCFRRCFEAPVDIDDAVLHITADSRHVVYVNGQRLGFGPVRSWPFEQSFDSYSVKDYLKPGVNVIAVLVTHYGVGTFQYIEGRGGLLAQLDFCKNGQLSGSICTDDEWRTVPHAGYKRESVRISCQQAWAEIYDAGKFDNGWASMDFDDSNWSYAKSIGRVGMEPWTKLVERDIPYLTEEPVYPRRIASIKGVMPVKQHVSIDLRPSLFPEEYDANPKAHLGYLATVIWSPKAMEGRMIFPFGKWVSVCGDFRINDEIYHLNETGEVNVRLQAGDNLFIMNTSGAYHEMFVHMAFDFEENITFRAPLNGEGDEFATIGPFDNKTVLKIGYPQDDTLSETPEYHAIWEIKDESALTPYSRWINPVLSEHMCVDNVYTLSTVKNTIAEYDVPYEYHNMVIANDNCTIIKPFEIGDTELIIDFGRELSGFIAFDIDAPAGAVLDFYMFESMHDGIIENTTGLNNTMRYITADGRQRYRSFVRHGFRYIMLTVRDLKSPIKIYGIKTYLSTYPVAEVGQFRSSDYLLNRIWEISRDTTRLCMEDTFVDCPAYEQTFWVGDARNEALINYYTFGVYDIVKRCLNLVPKSMYRTALPESQIPSGWQNVLTAWTLFWMNACREYYDFTGDKAFLEGIYPSLVETVKNFTKFINKDGLLEITAWNMLDWAPMDTVDSGVVTHQNALLVKALKDTAYLADQLGKGNDSAMFVRFADHLKDAINRFLWSEDEKAYIDSIHADGQRSKVISQQTNAIVYLCDCAEGDRKQIIEKYMFDPPEHFVKIGSAFMSFFYFEALLKLNRMDEILDNIRQNWGTMLDYGATTCWETFIGWWKGGLTRSHCHAWSAAPGYFLGAYVLGVRPIEPGFSKILIEPQLCDLKWAEGSVPTPRGRVDVSYRDRGDYLDISVEIPEGSTAHIVFPGNKKVRFNGNFVDEDFIDI